TCGAGAACGCGCTGGCCGCCTCGGCGCCTGACACCGATGTGGAGGTGTTCGCCAGGATCAGCGCGGGCGGCTACCTGATCGCGGTGATGGACCAGGGACGGGGCCTGACCGAGGCCGAACTGACCCGCGCCAACGCCCGGTTGACCGGCCAGGAGAGCTTCCTGGTCGGCCGGGACGGACTGCTCGGCCACTACGTGGTCGGCCGGCTGGCCGAACGGCTCGGCGCCCGGGTCCGGCTCGCGCCCGCCCCGGTGCACGGGGTGACCGCCAGCGTGCTGCTGCCCGCCGGGCTGCTGACCGTCGACCGGATGGCGGTGGCACGGTGACCGGCGGCTTCGAACTCGGCGCGGTGGTCCGGCCGTTCGTCCTCACCGCGGGCCGGACCAGGCCGCTCCGCGACGAACTGCGACTGGAGACCCTGGTCTCCGCCCCGCCCGCCGCACTGGCCGCTCCGCTGAGCTTCGAGCGGCACCGGATCGTCGAGCTCTGCCAGTCCCCGCGCTCGGTGGCCGAGTTGGCCGCCCTGCTGCCCGTCCCGCTCGGGGTGGCCCGGGTGCTGGTGGCCGACTTGGCGGCGGAGCGGTACGTCCGGGTGCACGAAGTGGCCGCCGGGGACGCCTCGGTGGCACTGCTGGAGCGGATCAGGGACGGGCTGCTGCGACTCTGACCCCGGGCATGGTTGCGGGCCCCGGTGACGACCGAACGTCTCCGGGGCCCGCGGTCTGAGGTGCCGTTACTTCTGCTTGCGCAGCTCGCGGACGGCGTCCTCCAGGCGCTGACCGTAGTCGGCGTCGGCCTGGCGGAAGTTGTTGATCGCGCGCTCGACGATGTCCTCGCGGTCGGCCGAGACCTTGGCGATGAAGCCGGAGAGGTTGGCGATCAGGCGGGCCTTCTCGTCCTCGGAGAACAGCCGGTAGAGGTTGCCGGCCTGCACGAAGTCGTTGTCCTCGCTGTGCGAGGGCGCCTCGTGGTTGCCCGTCAGACCGTTCACCGGCACCGCGGCCCAGAGCGGGCGGCCGGTCTCGACGGCACCGCCGAAGCTGTTCGGCTCGTAGTTCTTCGAGCGGCCGTGGCGGCCGTCGTAGAGGTGGCCGTCGCGGCTGTTGGTGCGCGCCTCGGTGGCGTGCGGGCGGTTCACCGGCAGGTGGTCGGCGTTGATGCCGACCCGGTAGCGGTGCGCGTCCGCGTAGGCGAACAGGCGGCCCTGGAGCATCTTGTCCGGCGACGGGCCGATGCCCGGCACGAAGTGGCCCGGGGAGAAGATCGACTGCTCGACCTCGGCGAAGACGTTGTCGGGGTTGCGGTTGAGCTCCAGCTTGCCGATCTCGATCGGCGGGTAGTCCGCGTGCGGCCAGACCTTGGTCAGGTCGAACGGGTTGAAGCGGTAGTTCGCGGCGTCGGCGGCGGGCATGATCTGCACCTGCACCGTCCAGGTCGGGAAGTCGCCGTTCTCGATCGAGGTGCGCAGGTCCCGCTGGTGGCTGTCCGGGTCCTCGCCGGCGAGCTTGTTGGCCTCGTCCACCGGCAGGTTCTTGATGCCCTGGTCGGTCTTGAAGTGGTACTTCACCCAGAAGTACTCGCCGGCCTCGTTCTGCCACTGGTACGTGTGGCTGCCGTAGCCGTTCATGTGACGGTAGGACGCCGGGATGCCGCGGTCACCGAACAGCCAGGTCACCTGGTGGGTCGACTCGGGCGAGAGGCCCCAGAAGTCCCAGACGTTGTCCGCCTCCTGCGAGCCGGTGTACGGGTCGCGCTTCTGGGTGTGGATGAAGTCCGGGAACTTGATGGCGTCCTTGATGAAGAACACCGGGGTGTTGTTGCCGACGAGGTCGTAGTTCCCCTCCTCGGTGTAGAACTTCAGCGCCCAGCCGCGCGGGTCGCGCACCGCGTCGGCCGAACCCAGGTTGCCCGCCACGGTGGAGAACCGCAGGAAGGTCTCGGTCTGCTTGCCGACCTCGGAGAGGAACGCGGCCCGGGTGTACGCCGAGACGTCCGCCGTCAGCGTGAAGGTCCCGTACGCGGCGGCGCCACGGGCGTGCACCACGCGCTCCGGGATGCGCTCCCGGTTGAAGTGGGCGAGCTTCTCGAACAGCGTCTGGTCCTGGATCAGGGCCGGACCGCCGATGCCCGCGGTCTCGGTGTTCTGGTTGTCGGCGACCGGGGCGCCGGCCTCCGTCGTCAGCGTGGGCCGCAGCTCGTCCTGGGTGGTCATGTCGGGATGCCTCCGCGTATCCGGTCGTACCGTGCCTAAGTATTGGCATGATCCTAGCTTGGACTTTGTCTAAGTCAACACTGGAACCAAGTCGAGAACGTGGCTTACCCTGTCCCCATGAGTGACCTGCTGGAACGACTTCGCGGACGCGGCTGGCGTCTCACCTCGCAGCGTCGTGTCGTGGCCGAGGTCCTCGACGGCGACCACGTCCACCTCACCGCGGACGAGGTGCACGCCCGCGCGGTGTCGGTGCTGCCCGAGATCAGCCGCGCCACGGTCTACAACACGCTCGGCGAGATGGTCTCCCTCGGCGAGGTCATGGAGGTCGCCACCGACGGCCGCGCCAAGCGGTACGACCCCAACGCCCGCCACGCCCACCAGCACCTCATCTGCTCCGGCTGCGGCTCCATCCGCGACGTCCACCCCCAGGGTGACCTGATCGCGGCCCTCCCGGCAGGCGAACGCTTCGGCTTTGTCATCTCGGGCGCCGAAGTCACCTACCGGGGGCTCTGCCCGGACTGCTCCTAGGCAGACGCTTCGGCAGACAGGGGCCCGGGGAACGGCGGCGCCGACCTCGTACAAGGTGATCCGTGCGTAGCTGGTCAGGCACTTTCGCAGTGACCCGAACGCCAGATCTCCTCGCAGTTCCCCGAGCCCCTGGCGTGTGCCACCAACGCGTGTGCCTAAGCGCTGAGCTCCGAGTGCAGCGCCCCGAGCAGCCGCGAAGCCCGCTCGGTGACCTCGGCCGGCCCGTAGTCGGCGGCGCGGCGGCACCAGTTCTCCGCCTGCACCGGCTCCCCCCGCCGCAGGGCGAGCAGGGCGAGCCGCAGGGCGGCGCGCCCATGGCCGGCGTCGGCGGCGCGGGTGTACCAGACCATCGCCTCCGCCTCCTCGTCCTGACGGGCCAACAGCAGCCCGAGGTTGAACGCGGCGCTGCGGCTGCCCGCCTCCGCCGCCCGGCGGTACCAGCTCTCGGCGATCTCCAGCGCGCCCCGCTCCGCGGCCCGGACGCCCATCCGGACCTGGGCGCGGCGG
This genomic interval from Kitasatospora gansuensis contains the following:
- a CDS encoding DUF742 domain-containing protein, with amino-acid sequence MTGGFELGAVVRPFVLTAGRTRPLRDELRLETLVSAPPAALAAPLSFERHRIVELCQSPRSVAELAALLPVPLGVARVLVADLAAERYVRVHEVAAGDASVALLERIRDGLLRL
- a CDS encoding catalase, which codes for MTTQDELRPTLTTEAGAPVADNQNTETAGIGGPALIQDQTLFEKLAHFNRERIPERVVHARGAAAYGTFTLTADVSAYTRAAFLSEVGKQTETFLRFSTVAGNLGSADAVRDPRGWALKFYTEEGNYDLVGNNTPVFFIKDAIKFPDFIHTQKRDPYTGSQEADNVWDFWGLSPESTHQVTWLFGDRGIPASYRHMNGYGSHTYQWQNEAGEYFWVKYHFKTDQGIKNLPVDEANKLAGEDPDSHQRDLRTSIENGDFPTWTVQVQIMPAADAANYRFNPFDLTKVWPHADYPPIEIGKLELNRNPDNVFAEVEQSIFSPGHFVPGIGPSPDKMLQGRLFAYADAHRYRVGINADHLPVNRPHATEARTNSRDGHLYDGRHGRSKNYEPNSFGGAVETGRPLWAAVPVNGLTGNHEAPSHSEDNDFVQAGNLYRLFSEDEKARLIANLSGFIAKVSADREDIVERAINNFRQADADYGQRLEDAVRELRKQK
- a CDS encoding Fur family transcriptional regulator, with product MSDLLERLRGRGWRLTSQRRVVAEVLDGDHVHLTADEVHARAVSVLPEISRATVYNTLGEMVSLGEVMEVATDGRAKRYDPNARHAHQHLICSGCGSIRDVHPQGDLIAALPAGERFGFVISGAEVTYRGLCPDCS